Proteins from a genomic interval of Xylocopa sonorina isolate GNS202 chromosome 4, iyXylSono1_principal, whole genome shotgun sequence:
- the LOC143422813 gene encoding post-GPI attachment to proteins factor 2-like, which yields MELNNVGNNKSSIYMAIPFRKLCLATVSLPLVTLLICFVTAYIFQQDDIHETHCRVYNVLPSISAITGISPQRYLWRISIALHIGPRLIIANVYHSYYYKILKAIEDVPSRIMGCRLLNLCYWLSIAEVAALCGVTYISNRENYSVHEKIFIAFMISSLTYMLTQVRLGRLITPNARSLQYKQALFVTSLVSTVGLIIFFLKHRLLCHDLAFSWFSLCEYVIASANMGFHVTVVLDFPKEHLVVANGLPTSKVD from the exons ATGGAGTTGAACAATGTAGGAAATAACAAAAGTTCCATATACATGGCAATACCGTTCAGAAAATTATGCTTGGCAACAGTGTCTCTGCCCCTTGTCACACTTTTGATCTGTTTTGTTACAGCATATATTTTCCAGCAAGATGATATTCATGAAACACACTGCAGA gtATACAATGTACTTCCATCGATCTCTGCCATTACTGGTATATCTCCTCAGAGATATTTATGGCGTATAAGTATAGCGCTACATATAGGTCCTCGTCTAATTATCGCTAATGTATATCATTCGTATTATTACAAAATACTCAAAGCGATAGAAGATGTACCTTCTAGAATTATGGGGTGCAGACTTCTAAATTTATGTTACTGGTTAAGCATTGCAGAAGTGGCAGCTCTGTGCGGAGTCACATACATTTCTAACAGAGAAAATTATT CGGTACATGAGAAAATCTTTATAGCTTTCATGATCAGTTCCCTGACATACATGCTAACACAAGTGAGATTGGGTCGTCTAATAACACCAAATGCAAGAAGCCTTCAGTACAAACAGGCGCTTTTTGTAACGAGTCTCGTTAGTACTGTTGGGcttatcattttctttttaaaaCACAGGTTATTGTGTCACGATTTAG CATTTAGCTGGTTTTCCTTATGCGAGTACGTGATTGCCTCTGCAAATATGGGTTTTCACGTAACCGTAGTTCTAGACTTTCCTAAGGAGCACCTGGTTGTTGCGAATGGTTTACCTACCTCAAAGGTGGATTAA
- the LOC143422799 gene encoding integrator complex subunit 12 gives MYEDTEDAFDIDEDFFNALALLHSTEDDSTEKLRKMLDTSLERRFGFDKTLMARMPKKFLQNTETETSACKKSRVYEETGSLSPFAGDTTETSWRTMQIFNAAVEDYNEKGDIPRISIPDEGSGDGLFCKICNGAKLGPLILLECQECQEVYHPLCHQPPVVDIDVYDPRIVWRCRKCMDISSVNSTITLDEKKVKRSRSANVASRTNKVSAKANKLGKLDGNSSKNETTIADQASLDVPQRSNYNVELASITKTSSHSYEKMTRVSSTNQLRKRIGSKLSVTRSVVK, from the exons ATGTACGAAGATACAGAAGATGCGTTTGACATCGACGAAGATTTCTTTAACGCATTGGCGCTACTACATTCCACGGAGGACGACAGCACAGAGAAACTTCGCAAAATGCTCGATACGTCTCTCGAAAGAAGGTTTGGGTTTGACAAAACTTTGATGGCCAGGATGCCGAAGAAATTTTTGCAGAACACGGAAACGGAAACGTCTGCGTGCAAGAAAAGTAGGGTCTACGAGGAAACCGGAAGTCTGTCACCTTTCGCTGGTGATACGACGGAAACTAGTTGGAGAACGATgcaaatatttaacgcggccGTCGAAGATTATAACGAAAAAGGAGACATCCCGAGGATATCTATTCCTGACGAAGGATCCGGAGATGGTCTTTTTTGCAAG ATTTGCAACGGAGCGAAACTGGGGCCACTGATCCTGCTCGAGTGTCAAGAGTGTCAAGAAGTCTATCATCCCCTGTGTCACCAACCCCCCGTCGTTGACATCGACGTGTACGATCCCCGAATTGTGTGGCGGTGCAGAAAATGTATGGACATTTCCTCCGTAAACTCTACCATTACCCTCGATGAAAAGAAAGTGAAAAGATCTCGTTCAGCCAACGTCGCAAGTAGAACCAACAAAGTTTCCGCGAAAGCGAACAAGTTGGGAAAATTGGATGGAAATTCGTCGAAAAATGAAACTACCATCGCCGATCAAGCCTCACTTG ATGTTCCTCAAAGAAGTAATTATAATGTCGAACTCGCATCAATTACGAAAACCTCTTCTCACTCGTATGAAAAGATGACGAGAGTTTCATCGACGAATCAATTAAGAAAACGAATCGGCTCAAAACTTTCGGTAACCCGATCCGTAGTGAAATAA